Below is a genomic region from Ancylomarina subtilis.
GGCCATGACCGATGCTGAGGCCCCTAAAGCCACTGCAAAAGGCAATGCATTTTCGAAAACCGGAAAAAGATTGTATGCAAAAACAAAAACTGCCGCACCGGTTAAACCTCCAATTAAATAAATACTTAACAGTTTTTTCTGATCTAAGAAACTCAGGAATATTCTTCCAAACCAATACAGCCAAAGCATATTGAACAGGATATGAAAAAAACCTTCGTGCAAAAACATATAAGAGAACACCGACCAGGGGCGATACAATAATTCCGAAGTATCCGCAGGTAGGGTCAACCAATTCAATACAAAATTCCCCTCAGTTGGGGCCAGACCAAAAAGAAAAGCAAGAACAGCAGCTATCTTTACCAGTAAAAACACTGCCAGATTGATATAAATCAACTTACTCAGGTTACTACCCTCTTTAAAAGAATGCTTAATACCTTCCCAAATACTTTGATGAGAATAGGATTGATATGGATTATTAAAATTCATGATTTTTCAGATATCGAATGAG
It encodes:
- a CDS encoding rhomboid family protein, producing the protein MNFNNPYQSYSHQSIWEGIKHSFKEGSNLSKLIYINLAVFLLVKIAAVLAFLFGLAPTEGNFVLNWLTLPADTSELLYRPWSVFSYMFLHEGFFHILFNMLWLYWFGRIFLSFLDQKKLLSIYLIGGLTGAAVFVFAYNLFPVFENALPFAVALGASASVMAIVFATVSYSPNYVVNLVFIGPVKIKYIALFFVLTDIIQLPNGNAGGHLAHLGGAFYGWLFITQLRKGKDISSGFNQMMDTVFSWFKSRKKMKVTHKRPRTSDDRAYNKAKKENQENLNKILEKISKSGYDSLSKEEKEILFKSSKD